One Labeo rohita strain BAU-BD-2019 chromosome 12, IGBB_LRoh.1.0, whole genome shotgun sequence genomic region harbors:
- the hexdc gene encoding hexosaminidase D produces MDQPLRSCKKFVHLDLKGAPPRIGYLIELIQLFADLGANGLLIEYEDMFPYEGELKVLQSTTQPPYSREEIVSIQDAASSRGLEIIPLVQTFGHLEFVLKHEAFRDLREVDYCLGTLNPHRDGGLRLMQEMLQQVMKLHPKSTSLHIGADEVYMLGHGDESKQWLGVPGRSVHQLFLSHVIKVAKGIQESAPNLKLIMWDDMLRSMTPETIKESGLVGLVQPMLWDYSPTLDVDNTVMLMEQYKSAGMSQQWAASSFKGSTTVHTCVPSTQRHVDNHLQWLKVASSLSAGIVLQGIALTGWQRYDHLSVLCELMPLGLPSLASCLQTLVHGSFTEEAQNKVVEKLGTVDVGDTERLSSRTSSSFAGAKLAELIVKLTSLLESAELRHFQNNMFVRGWFTPYHMQKKTISPLIAQQIKTQARMFLDAVENQVQEVRGEMRLLYSDSTVQEWVDQHVTSVLEPLHNLLKDIESVLNEMGVCTESIS; encoded by the exons ATGGACCAGCCATTGCGCAGTTGCAAAAAGTTTGTGCATTTGGACCTGAAAGGGGCACCTCCTAGAATTGGCTACTTAATTGAG CTGATCCAGTTATTTGCTGATCTTGGTGCCAATGGTTTGCTCATTGAATATGAGGATATGTTTCCCTATGAAGGAGAGCTGAAAGTTCTTCAGTCAACAACTCAGCCTCCATACAG CCGTGAGGAGATTGTGTCTATCCAGGATGCTGCCAGTAGTAGAGGGCTGGAGATCATTCCCCTGGTGCAGACGTTTGGACATTTGGAA TTTGTCCTGAAGCATGAGGCTTTTAGAGATCTACGGGAGGTGGACTACTGTCTGGGCACCCTGAACCCACACCGTGATGGAGGACTTAGACTGATGCAAGAGATGCTACAACAAGTCATGAAGCTCCACCCTAAAAGTACCAGTCTGCACATCGGAGCCGATGAG GTGTACATGCTCGGCCATGGAGATGAGTCCAAACAGTGGTTAGGTGTTCCAGGTCGGAGCGTTCACCAGCTGTTCCTCAGTCATGTCATTAAGGTGGCAAAGGGCATCCAGGAAAGTGCGCCCAACCTTAAGTTGATCATGTGGGATGATATGCTCAGGTCCATGACCCCTGAGACCATTAAAG AGAGTGGGCTTGTTGGATTAGTGCAACCAATGTTGTGGGATTACAGCCCTACTCTGGATGTGGATAACACTG TCATGCTAATGGAACAATATAAGTCTGCGGGAATGTCACAACAGTGGGCCGCCAGCTCTTTTAAAGGTTCGACCACTGTGCACACCTGTGTGCCCAGCACTCAGAGACATGTGGACAACCATTTGCAATGGCTCAAAGTGGCATCCAGCCTGTCAGCTGGCATTGTGCTACAGGGAATTGCACTAACAGGATGGCAAAG ATATGACCACTTGTCAGTTTTGTGTGAGCTGATGCCTTTGGGTTTGCCCTCTCTGGCATCCTGTTTGCAAACACTTGTGCATG GTAGCTTTACTGAAGAGGCTCAAAACAAGGTGGTTGAGAAACTTGGTACTGTGGATGTAGGTGACACAGAGAG ATTGTCTTCCAGGACGTCTTCCTCCTTTGCTGGGGCAAAACTAGCTGAACTCATAGTGAAGCTGACGTCTTTGCTGGAGTCGGCGGAACTGAGACATTTTCAGAACAATAT GTTTGTGAGAGGCTGGTTCACACCCTACCACATGCAAAAGAAGACAATTAGCCCACTTATTGCACAACAGATTAAAACACAAGCAAGAAT GTTTCTTGATGCTGTGGAGAACCAGGTGCAAGAGGTGAGAGGAGAGATGCGTCTGCTGTACTCAGACTCTACAGTTCAGGAATGGGTGGACCAACATGTCACTTCAGTGCTGGAGCCTCTGCACAACCTACTGAAAGACATTGaatctgttttaaatgaaatgggagtttgcACTGAATCCATATCTTAG